Part of the Pelobates fuscus isolate aPelFus1 chromosome 12, aPelFus1.pri, whole genome shotgun sequence genome, CCAAACTAATCAATCCAGAGTTGAACATTTCAGACCAAATAAATCCAGAGTTTAACATTTCAGACCAAATGAATAAATACAGAGTTTAACATTTCAGACCAAACTAATCAATCCAGAGTTTAATATTCCAGACCAAACTAATCAATCCAGAGTTTAATATTCCAGACCAAACTAATAAATCCATGAGTTTAACATTTCAGACCAAACGAATAAATACAGAGTTTAATATTTCAGACCAAACTAATCAATCCAGAGTTTAACATTTCAGACCAAACGAATAAATCCAGAGTTTAATATTTCAGACCAAACTAATCAATACAGAGTTTAACATTCCAGACCAAACTAATAAATCCAGAGTTTAACATTCCAGACCAAACTAATAAATCCAGAGTTTAAACATTTCAGACCAAATGAATAAATAGAGTTTAGCATTCCAGACCAAACTAATAAATCCAGCCAGAGTTTGACATTTCAGACCAGAGTAGTCAAAGTGGAAGCCCAGTAAGATGGAcatatttggctattttggcctgcaATGTGGGTTTAGTGATAGCCGTGCAGGGCCAGGAAACATGGCGGCTGTGCTGACTGAGTGGGAGTGGGAGGGCGTGGGTAGCCGGGATACTCCCAGGATCTGTTGTATGAAGCTGTAACGGTTGTCATGACGCCGTTAATACTTTGTTTGGTAAATGCTTTAACTACTCCAACTGTCAGCCAGCCCATTTGACTCCCAGCAGCAGGCATGCAGCATCTCCTGCAATAAACCTCCACGACACGTCCGCTATGATGGCAGAGAGTCAGCGCAGGGGGAAGGACAGCCATTCTACAAGCTTTGATTTCTCATGGAAGGACTGCAAGTCCCAGCAGGCAGCCAACAGGGAGACCCTAAGGTAAGACTGGGAGCAGGTAGGCTGTAGGCAGGCTGGTGGCAGTTTTACAAGGCAGGGTTAAGGGAACGTTGAGATAACGTGGGCTGGGTGACTCTcccgggttagcccccccatATTGTATTAGAATAATTGTGAGTACAGTGAATCACAGCATTGACAGTCTGTATCTCAGTGTGCGGATACCCCAACAACCAACAGTCAGAACCAGCAAGACGTCATCTCACAATGAATATATTGCAATAGGAGGAAATCCCAGAATAAACGGCCAGTACAGACCGTGACAGAGGACTAGGAGTTAGTGTGTTACTGTGAATGATTTGCGTTATGGAGAGGGTGAGTGCGAATCTGTGATAACAGGACATTCTGCTTTTTGTAGAGACAACACCGCAAAATACAAGGTGTTCGGGGAGAGTCCCCCACCGGAGAGCTTCACTGACCGACATTCACAGAATCCGACAGGTGAGGGATTGACAAGGTGACGTCACACGGGGTATGTTTCTATCAGTGGGCTAACCCACTAACCCCAGCACCACTCAGGGaattgtctgtctttctgtccattcacctatgtgtctgtctgtccatccagtCTGATCTTATCCTGTTTTAGAACTGTCCGGGACAGACCAGCAGCAGCACCTGAAGCCCAGGGACAGTGTAAGAAGCCTTTTATCCCCGTATAAAGCCATGGTCAGTATAGGCTGTATCAGCCATTTAAATTCCGTGTCTTGCTAAAAGCAGTCCGTATATTCCCTATACCTCCTGTGCTTCCTCTTCCAGGCAGCAGAGAGCCGCTCACAGCTACAGGAGTCAAACGACTTCGAAGACGGTAAGACTATGTTTACCATGTACATAATGCTGCATCGTATAAAATCCCAGTGTTTTGTAACCGTATAAAGGCGGGAGTGTAGTAAAGTGCTGAGATTATTTTCCTGCCATGCAGAGTACCATCCATTACCGTCACCGACGCGTTCATCGATGCGCTCCCCTGGAAAAGGCTCACCTGCGCGGGCTCGCGTTACCTTCGCTGACAGTAGCCCTCTGGATCCTTTCCCGAAAACTGATCTTTTTATAAACCGTTCAGGACACGAAGATCCCATCTCCACCAGAATTCCAGAGTACGGATCGGGAAAATTATCTGTGTCCATCGATGGAGGCTTCAGGAACTCCTACCTCACATCAACGCCTCTTACAAAAGAGAATTTGGGCAGCAATGAGCCAGCCAAGGGTGAGCCCGGTAGCCATGGGCAAGCAGCCGATCACTTGGACGAGTCCAGCAGTGAGCGTTTATTACGGCTTAGTTCTGGTAAATAATAGCCTAATGCAATCGAATGTGATATTAATAAATGGATCGTGTTAAACATGTTTGTGTTAAttgtaacattttcttttaatatactttttagaCCTTTATGTCACCACTCATCTGAATCACCCCCACTTGTCAACGTCTTCATCCACATGGAGAAACGGCTTCAACAACATCTCAAAATCCTACACCTTACCCAACAAACCCTCCATAGGAAACCATCACTTCTATACAAAGGCCGAGATTTGTCCAGAAAACAGCAGAAACTACAAGGCTTGGAATCCCGAAAAAGACTTTGGATTGGCCGTTCACAACATGTCCATCGGTCAGAGTGGGATAAAAAGATCCAGCAGTCTGAACTCATTAACTACAACCGCAAATGCACGCGCTGACAGATATGTGAGTAGGCTTacactgacacagtaacagagggattgaggccctgctcagggagtttacatgttagagggagtggggtatagtgacacagtaacagagggattgagggtcctgctcaatgagcttacatgttagagggagtggggtatagtgacacagtaacagagggattgagggcctgctcagtgagtttacatgttagagggagtggggtatagtgacatagtaacagagggattgagggtcctgctcagtgagtttacatgttagagggagtggggtatagtgacacagtaacagagggattgaggccctgctcagggagtttacatgttagagggagtggggtaaagtgacagtaacagagggattgaggccctgctcagtgagcttacatgttagagggagtgaggtatagtgacgcagtaacagagggattgagggcctgctcagtgagtttacatgctagagggagtggggtatagtgacacagtaacagagggattgaaggtcCTGCTCagggagtttacatgttagagggagtggggtatagtgacagtaacagagggattgaggccctgctcagtgagtttacatgctagagggagtggggtatagtgacacagtaacagagggattgagggctctgctcagtgagtttacatgttagagggagtggggtatagtgacagtaacagagggattgagggccctgctcagtgagtttacatgttagagggagtggggtatagtgacacagtaacagagggattgaggccctgctcagtgagtttacatgctagagggagtggggtatagtgacactgtaacagagggattgagggcctgctcagtgagtttacatgttagagggagtggggtatagtgacacagtaacagagggattgagggcctgctcagtgagcttacatgttagagggagtggagtatagtgacacagtaacagagggattgaggccgtgctcagtgagtttacatgttagagggagtggggtatagtgacagtaacagagggattgagggcctgctcagtgagcttacatgctagagggagtggggtatagtggcacagtaacagagggattgaggccctgctcagtgagcttacatgttagagggagtggagtatagtgacacagtaacagagggattgaggccgtgctcagtgagtttacatgttagagggagtggggtatagtgacagtaacagagggattgagggcctgctcagtgagtttacatgctagagggagtggggtatagtgacacagtaacagagggattgagggcctgctcagtgagcttacatgctagagggagtggggtatagtgacacagtaacagagggattgaggccctgctcagtgagcttacatgttagagggagtggagtatagtgacacagtaacagagggattgaggccgtgctcagtgagcttacatgttagagggagtggggtatagtgacacagtaacagatggattgagggcctgctcagtgagtttacatgctagagggagtggggtatagtgacacagtaacagagggattgaaggccctgctcagtgagttacatgttagagggagtggggtatagtgacacagtaacagagggattgagggcctgctcagtgagcttacatgttagagggagtggggtatagtgacacagtaacagagggattgaggccgtgctcagtgagcttacatgttagagggagtggggtatagtgacacagtaacagatggattgagggcctgctcagtgagtttacatgctagagggagtggggtatagtgacacagtaacagagggattgaaggccctgctcagtgagttacatgttagagggagtggggtatagtgacacagtaacagagggattgagggccctgctcagtgagtttacatgttagagggagtggggtatagtgacagtaacagagagattgagggccctgctcagtgagtttacatgttagagggagtggggtatagtgacacagtaacagaggggttgagggccctgctcagtgagtttacatgttagagggagtggggtatagtgacagtaacagagggattgagggccctgctcag contains:
- the LRRC36 gene encoding leucine-rich repeat-containing protein 36, with amino-acid sequence MMAESQRRGKDSHSTSFDFSWKDCKSQQAANRETLRDNTAKYKVFGESPPPESFTDRHSQNPTELSGTDQQQHLKPRDSVRSLLSPYKAMAAESRSQLQESNDFEDEYHPLPSPTRSSMRSPGKGSPARARVTFADSSPLDPFPKTDLFINRSGHEDPISTRIPEYGSGKLSVSIDGGFRNSYLTSTPLTKENLGSNEPAKGEPGSHGQAADHLDESSSERLLRLSSDLYVTTHLNHPHLSTSSSTWRNGFNNISKSYTLPNKPSIGNHHFYTKAEICPENSRNYKAWNPEKDFGLAVHNMSIGQSGIKRSSSLNSLTTTANARADRYTADATLATNGLQERESMAGAQQGPITRVLQQLVDLVDRYWNGSGSLLQNQKFMQPARELLSELLTAHSDPRAADRDSRHLESLRQQLLKVTEENCNLQGKMSRVALTESAGTKAVSLEELAERYRKLDSQVTLLEQQQRNHSHHQQDTVSLLHESQRALVSTNEYLLQQLNRGSTTYRSKVLASPNGNTDKPSFLDPGPTSALPVHRTSPYRRPEQLSQCPL